Proteins co-encoded in one uncultured Bacteroides sp. genomic window:
- a CDS encoding endonuclease/exonuclease/phosphatase family protein yields MGKKATFLYLDFLSVLFTAALAVLTIVVGIGSHNNPHQGILLPIMGLGMIPLMVANLLMMLYWTIRWKMWIWIPVIAIAANYEYISAKYQFSFKQLPPIAKNRLIRVGSLNVESFHGDPSVYSVGEVTELMRDYQVDVVCLQEFSENSFFSIDSINAVFKEYPYVAIYKNKHEGFDLAIYSKFPIENKAGILFNSSNNDAMWVDIKVGHTPVRVFNCHLQTTNFNQTKDLLRKVTVAGFYESKKEAIREIMLRMGANAQKRADQADKLYQIVDTTKSATIVCGDFNDTPTSYSYYRMKEKLQDGFQSAGSGFESTFRYLHRLLRIDYIFHSKELAGRSYYSPSFDFSDHNPVIMELGLKKE; encoded by the coding sequence ATGGGTAAGAAAGCCACCTTTTTGTATCTTGATTTTTTATCTGTCCTTTTTACTGCTGCTTTGGCGGTTCTTACGATTGTTGTGGGAATTGGTTCGCACAACAATCCACATCAGGGAATCTTATTGCCGATCATGGGGTTGGGGATGATTCCATTAATGGTGGCTAATCTGCTTATGATGCTCTATTGGACCATCCGATGGAAAATGTGGATATGGATTCCTGTAATTGCCATTGCAGCCAATTATGAATATATTTCTGCCAAGTATCAGTTCTCTTTTAAACAACTACCTCCCATTGCCAAAAACAGATTGATCAGAGTAGGCAGCCTTAACGTAGAGAGTTTTCATGGGGATCCTTCTGTCTATTCTGTAGGAGAGGTTACTGAACTAATGAGGGATTATCAAGTGGATGTGGTTTGCTTGCAGGAATTCTCGGAAAATTCTTTCTTTAGCATTGACAGCATCAACGCTGTGTTTAAAGAGTATCCTTATGTAGCTATTTACAAAAATAAGCACGAGGGATTTGACCTGGCTATTTACAGCAAATTTCCGATAGAGAACAAAGCCGGTATTTTGTTTAATTCTTCAAACAACGATGCCATGTGGGTAGACATAAAAGTGGGGCATACACCCGTACGGGTATTTAACTGCCACCTGCAGACCACCAACTTTAACCAGACAAAAGATCTGCTGAGAAAAGTAACGGTTGCCGGATTTTACGAATCGAAAAAAGAGGCAATCAGGGAGATTATGCTCAGAATGGGAGCAAATGCACAAAAACGTGCCGATCAGGCTGATAAGCTCTATCAGATAGTTGATACAACCAAAAGCGCAACCATTGTATGCGGGGACTTTAACGATACTCCTACATCTTATTCTTATTATCGGATGAAAGAGAAATTACAGGATGGTTTTCAGAGCGCAGGTTCAGGGTTTGAATCTACGTTCCGCTATCTCCATAGACTCTTACGCATTGACTATATATTTCATTCTAAGGAGTTAGCGGGAAGAAGTTATTATTCTCCTTCTTTTGACTTCAGCGATCATAACCCTGTGATTATGGAACTGGGTCTAAAGAAGGAGTAA
- a CDS encoding hybrid sensor histidine kinase/response regulator, translating to MKMEIIPSEYKILVVDDVLSNVLLLKVLLTNEKFNVVTAMNGTQALKMVETELPDLVLLDVMMPDISGFEVAQKLKAKTGYEQIPIIFLTALNSTADIVKGFQTGANDFISKPFNKEELIIRVTHQISLIAAKRIIYNQTEELKRTIKGRDKLYSVIAHDLRSPMASIKMVLNMLMINLPSEKVGEEMHELLDMANQTTEELFSLLDNLLKWTKSQIGRLNVVPQDFDIVGVAAGIIEVFSMVAELKKIKINLKAPEQLEVRADIDMIKTVVRNLISNAIKFSNLEGEILVSIDEKDEQIVVSVEDHGRGIKEEDQGKLLHVDTHFSTFGTKNEEGSGLGLLLCQDFVRKNGGELWFSSKEGEGSTFNFYLNKMS from the coding sequence ATGAAGATGGAGATTATCCCCTCGGAATATAAGATATTAGTAGTTGATGACGTCTTGTCTAATGTATTATTACTCAAGGTACTGCTCACTAATGAGAAGTTTAATGTTGTTACTGCCATGAATGGTACTCAGGCATTGAAAATGGTTGAAACCGAATTACCTGATTTAGTTCTACTGGACGTTATGATGCCTGATATCAGTGGCTTTGAAGTGGCTCAGAAATTAAAAGCAAAAACGGGATATGAACAGATTCCAATCATCTTTCTGACAGCTCTGAACTCAACCGCAGATATTGTGAAAGGATTTCAAACGGGTGCCAATGATTTTATCTCCAAGCCATTCAATAAGGAAGAACTGATTATCCGTGTCACACATCAGATTTCATTGATAGCAGCTAAGCGGATTATTTATAACCAAACGGAAGAACTAAAACGTACTATTAAAGGACGTGATAAACTCTATTCTGTAATTGCCCACGACCTTCGCTCGCCAATGGCCTCCATCAAAATGGTATTGAACATGTTGATGATTAATCTTCCAAGTGAAAAGGTGGGAGAGGAGATGCATGAGTTGCTGGATATGGCAAACCAGACAACAGAGGAACTATTTTCTTTATTGGATAACCTGTTGAAATGGACCAAAAGTCAGATTGGCAGGCTAAATGTTGTTCCTCAGGATTTTGACATTGTAGGGGTAGCGGCCGGAATTATAGAGGTGTTTTCCATGGTAGCGGAACTCAAGAAGATAAAGATCAATTTAAAGGCTCCTGAGCAGCTCGAGGTTCGTGCGGATATCGACATGATTAAAACGGTTGTCCGTAATCTGATCAGTAATGCCATCAAGTTTAGTAATCTGGAAGGTGAAATTCTTGTGTCCATTGATGAAAAAGACGAGCAGATTGTTGTCAGTGTAGAAGACCACGGACGTGGCATTAAAGAAGAAGATCAAGGCAAACTGCTTCATGTAGATACTCACTTCAGCACCTTTGGAACCAAGAACGAAGAAGGTTCCGGACTGGGACTTTTGTTGTGTCAGGACTTTGTAAGGAAAAACGGAGGAGAACTTTGGTTTTCCTCGAAAGAAGGCGAAGGTTCTACCTTTAATTTCTATCTGAACAAAATGTCATAG
- a CDS encoding UDP-glucuronic acid decarboxylase family protein → MKRILVTGGAGFIGSHLCTRLINEGHSVICLDNFFTGNRSNVWHLMPNPHFELVRHDVINPYIAEVDEIYNLACPASPIHYQHDAVKTVKTSVMGAINMLTLARQVGAKVLQASTSEVYGDPIVHPQTEVYWGNVNTIGIRSCYDEGKRCAETLFMDYYRQKRLIIKIIRIFNTYGPNMSMNDGRVISNFIVQALKNEDITLYGDGSQTRSFQYVDDLIEGMVRMMNTDDKFTGPVNIGNPNEFTIKQLAERIIELTGSKSRFIYKPLPSDDPRQRQPDISLAKEKLHWQPRVQLEEGLLSTIDYFKKII, encoded by the coding sequence ATGAAGCGAATACTAGTAACAGGAGGAGCCGGATTTATAGGCTCTCATTTGTGTACGAGATTAATAAATGAGGGGCATAGTGTTATATGTCTGGACAACTTTTTTACGGGAAACAGAAGCAATGTTTGGCATTTAATGCCCAATCCTCACTTTGAGCTTGTCCGTCACGATGTTATTAACCCATATATCGCAGAAGTGGATGAAATATACAATCTGGCATGCCCGGCTTCCCCCATCCATTATCAGCACGATGCAGTGAAAACAGTGAAAACCTCCGTAATGGGAGCTATCAATATGCTGACCCTTGCCCGGCAGGTAGGTGCCAAAGTTCTTCAGGCTTCAACCAGTGAAGTTTATGGAGATCCTATTGTTCATCCTCAGACAGAAGTCTATTGGGGTAATGTTAATACCATCGGCATTCGTTCTTGTTATGATGAGGGAAAGCGATGTGCGGAAACGCTTTTTATGGATTATTACAGGCAGAAGAGACTTATCATAAAAATTATCCGCATTTTTAATACCTATGGTCCTAATATGAGTATGAATGATGGAAGGGTAATCTCTAACTTTATTGTACAGGCTTTAAAAAACGAAGATATAACTCTTTATGGAGACGGTAGCCAGACCCGCAGCTTTCAGTATGTGGACGATCTGATAGAAGGAATGGTCCGCATGATGAATACAGACGATAAATTTACTGGTCCGGTGAACATTGGCAATCCAAATGAGTTTACTATTAAGCAACTGGCGGAGAGAATAATTGAACTTACAGGTTCAAAGTCCCGGTTTATATACAAACCGTTGCCTTCTGATGATCCGAGACAACGTCAGCCGGATATCTCTTTGGCAAAAGAGAAACTGCACTGGCAGCCTCGTGTACAGTTGGAAGAAGGACTACTGAGCACAATAGATTATTTTAAAAAAATCATTTAA
- a CDS encoding AI-2E family transporter: MNAKAQYCKYSLIAIILILGVIIFIRFTPFLNGILGALTIYILLRKQMFHLIEKKHMKRCLAATLMLGEAALCFFIPISLIVWLLVIKLQNINLNPQEYIQAIQHLADLIQQKTGYYLLNKENISFITSYLPKFGQLLVGNISHFIINIVVMLLMLFFMLMDGKKMEIFFYEMLPFTKSDKKDVLTSIKKIVRSNAIGIPLVATIQGGVAMIGYFIFGVPNPIFFGFLSCFASIIPVVGIGLVWAPLIAYLVLTGDLGHAVGLGAYSIIFTTNIDNLMRFILQKKLANIHPLITIFGVIIGLSLFGFMGIVFGPLMLSIFILCINIFKKEYLDREK, translated from the coding sequence ATGAACGCAAAAGCACAATATTGTAAATACTCCTTAATAGCCATTATTCTGATTCTAGGAGTGATTATATTTATCAGATTTACTCCTTTCTTAAACGGAATTCTGGGAGCATTAACCATCTACATTCTGTTAAGAAAGCAAATGTTTCATCTCATCGAAAAGAAACACATGAAACGTTGTCTGGCTGCAACTCTTATGTTAGGCGAGGCTGCACTCTGTTTCTTTATTCCCATTTCACTGATAGTGTGGCTCTTGGTTATAAAGTTGCAGAATATCAATCTTAATCCTCAGGAATACATCCAGGCTATTCAACATCTTGCAGACCTTATTCAGCAAAAGACTGGCTACTATTTACTCAATAAAGAGAATATATCATTCATAACCTCTTACTTACCTAAGTTTGGACAGCTTTTAGTAGGAAATATCAGCCACTTTATTATCAATATTGTTGTGATGCTCCTCATGCTCTTCTTTATGTTGATGGATGGAAAGAAGATGGAGATCTTTTTCTACGAGATGCTTCCTTTTACCAAATCAGATAAGAAGGATGTGTTGACAAGCATCAAAAAAATAGTAAGATCGAATGCAATAGGTATCCCATTAGTGGCAACAATACAAGGAGGAGTTGCTATGATCGGGTATTTTATATTCGGAGTACCGAATCCTATTTTCTTTGGCTTTCTGAGTTGCTTTGCATCCATTATTCCCGTGGTAGGGATTGGATTGGTGTGGGCCCCGTTAATAGCCTATCTTGTATTGACCGGTGATTTGGGACATGCCGTCGGTCTGGGAGCATATTCCATTATTTTTACTACAAACATAGATAATCTAATGCGTTTCATTCTACAAAAAAAGCTGGCAAACATACATCCACTGATCACTATCTTTGGGGTAATCATAGGATTATCACTATTTGGCTTTATGGGAATAGTTTTCGGTCCGTTGATGCTGTCGATATTCATTCTTTGCATTAACATCTTCAAGAAAGAGTATTTGGATAGAGAAAAGTAA
- a CDS encoding pyridoxal phosphate-dependent aminotransferase → MKKTPIDCKFVDEAINEMHIADLSKATIREVKAIAAKAEELSGVEYIKMEMGVPGLSPSAVGVKAEIEALQNGIASLYPDINGLPELKNEAAKFVKAFINVDINPEGCVPVTGSMQGTYASFMVCSQCDEKKDTILFIDPGFPVQKQQLKVMGEKHETFDVYHYRGEKLRGKLESYLSQGNISAIIYSNPNNPSWVCLKEEELKIIGELATMYDVIVLEDLAYFAMDFRTDLSIPYQAPYQPTVAHYTDNYILLISGSKAFSYAGQRIGVSCISNSLYNRVYPGFVKRFGEVTFGSAFIHRVLYALSSGVSHSAQYAMAAMLKAANEGKYNFVKEVSVYGERARKLKDIFLRHGFYIVYDKDLDEPVANGFYFTIGYPGMTGGELMRELMYYGVSAISLDTTGSNQEGLRACTSFIKDHQYAQLEERMLLFEKNNPVTKK, encoded by the coding sequence ATGAAAAAGACTCCTATCGATTGCAAATTCGTTGATGAAGCAATTAATGAGATGCATATCGCCGATTTATCAAAGGCAACAATTCGTGAAGTTAAAGCAATTGCCGCTAAAGCTGAAGAGCTTTCGGGCGTGGAATATATCAAGATGGAAATGGGCGTTCCCGGTCTTTCTCCTTCAGCTGTGGGAGTAAAAGCTGAGATTGAAGCTTTACAGAATGGCATAGCCAGCCTGTATCCTGATATAAACGGACTACCTGAGTTAAAGAATGAAGCCGCTAAGTTTGTGAAGGCTTTTATTAATGTAGATATCAATCCGGAAGGATGCGTGCCGGTTACCGGTTCCATGCAAGGTACTTACGCCTCTTTTATGGTGTGCAGCCAGTGCGACGAAAAGAAAGACACGATTCTTTTTATTGATCCGGGATTTCCGGTTCAAAAACAACAACTGAAAGTAATGGGTGAGAAACACGAGACTTTTGATGTTTACCATTACCGGGGTGAGAAGTTGCGTGGTAAACTGGAAAGTTACCTCAGCCAGGGAAATATTTCGGCCATTATCTATTCTAACCCCAACAACCCAAGCTGGGTATGTCTGAAAGAGGAAGAACTAAAGATAATTGGTGAACTGGCAACCATGTACGACGTAATTGTACTGGAAGATCTTGCTTACTTTGCCATGGATTTCCGTACTGATTTGAGTATTCCATACCAGGCTCCATACCAGCCAACGGTGGCACATTATACAGACAACTATATTTTACTGATCTCAGGATCAAAAGCTTTCAGTTATGCAGGTCAGCGAATTGGTGTAAGTTGTATCTCAAACTCATTATATAACAGGGTTTATCCAGGATTCGTAAAACGATTCGGGGAAGTAACATTTGGAAGCGCATTCATACACCGGGTACTTTATGCACTCTCTTCGGGAGTAAGCCACTCGGCACAATATGCCATGGCTGCCATGCTGAAAGCAGCTAATGAAGGAAAATACAATTTCGTGAAAGAGGTCAGTGTATACGGTGAACGTGCCCGCAAGTTAAAAGACATCTTCCTGCGCCACGGTTTCTATATTGTATATGATAAAGACCTGGACGAGCCTGTTGCAAACGGTTTCTACTTCACTATCGGTTATCCCGGAATGACAGGTGGAGAGCTGATGAGAGAATTAATGTATTATGGTGTAAGTGCCATTTCACTGGATACCACCGGAAGTAACCAGGAAGGGCTCAGAGCTTGCACTTCTTTTATAAAAGATCATCAATATGCTCAGTTAGAGGAAAGGATGTTATTATTTGAAAAAAATAATCCGGTAACTAAAAAATAA
- a CDS encoding YqgE/AlgH family protein — MGKNQDYFKIESNNVMPSRGKILISEPFLRDSDFGRSVVLLIDHTKEGSMGLIMNKRLPMKLNDVVKELKYWEDIPLYKGGPMGTDTLFYLHTLKDVEGALAIGGGLYLNGNFDEIKRYILQGNQVEGNIRFFLGYSGWQDGQLNHEIAANTWMIGKGEASSLMIDEIKHMWKKALGSLGGKYETWSRFPVIPSLN; from the coding sequence ATGGGAAAGAACCAGGATTATTTCAAAATTGAATCAAACAACGTGATGCCTTCCCGGGGAAAAATACTTATCTCGGAGCCATTCTTGCGCGATTCGGATTTTGGTCGTTCAGTTGTTCTTCTTATTGATCACACAAAAGAAGGATCCATGGGGCTTATTATGAACAAGCGGCTACCAATGAAACTGAATGATGTTGTAAAAGAACTTAAATACTGGGAAGATATTCCTCTTTATAAAGGAGGACCGATGGGAACGGACACGCTATTTTATTTGCACACATTGAAGGACGTAGAAGGTGCTCTTGCCATTGGAGGCGGATTGTATCTCAATGGCAATTTTGATGAAATAAAGCGCTATATACTTCAAGGCAATCAGGTGGAAGGAAACATCCGCTTCTTCCTTGGTTATTCAGGATGGCAAGACGGTCAGCTGAATCACGAGATTGCGGCAAACACATGGATGATAGGAAAAGGTGAAGCATCGAGCCTGATGATTGATGAAATAAAGCACATGTGGAAAAAAGCTTTGGGCAGCCTTGGCGGGAAATATGAAACATGGTCACGTTTCCCTGTTATACCTTCCTTAAACTAG
- a CDS encoding GNAT family protein — translation MKRNYLSNDKIYLRAPEPEDLDLMYNMENDPSSWDVSCFTVPYSRYVLRQYIEASQCDIFADKQLRLMMISRENNQVIGTIDLTDFVPMHSRAGVGIAVKKDFRQQGFAHQALELLISYSFEFLHLRQLYAYVSVRNEASRKLFISCGFTQVGVLKDWLRVKDGYEDAFFMQLINLV, via the coding sequence ATGAAACGAAATTATCTAAGCAATGATAAAATCTATCTTCGTGCGCCGGAGCCTGAAGATCTTGATTTAATGTATAACATGGAAAATGATCCCTCCTCCTGGGATGTAAGTTGTTTTACCGTACCCTATTCCCGCTATGTGCTCAGGCAATACATCGAAGCTTCTCAGTGTGATATTTTTGCTGATAAGCAATTGCGGCTGATGATGATCAGCAGGGAGAATAATCAGGTAATTGGAACCATTGATCTTACAGATTTTGTTCCAATGCATAGTAGGGCAGGGGTTGGCATTGCAGTGAAAAAAGATTTTCGTCAGCAAGGCTTTGCCCACCAGGCATTAGAACTACTGATTAGTTATTCTTTTGAATTTTTACATCTAAGACAACTTTATGCGTATGTGTCTGTAAGAAACGAAGCAAGCCGTAAACTCTTTATTTCTTGTGGCTTTACTCAAGTAGGGGTTCTGAAAGATTGGCTTCGTGTAAAAGACGGGTACGAAGATGCTTTTTTTATGCAGCTAATCAATCTAGTTTAA
- a CDS encoding glycosyltransferase family 2 protein, with translation MKLSVVIVNYNVKHFLELCLCSLFRAIGQLPAEVFVVDNASTDGSLEYLIPRFPEVRFIANKENVGFARANNQAIALSLGEYVLLLNPDTVVGENVITDCLHFMDAHPTVGGAGVKMITGDGTFLPESKRGFPAPMTSLYKFTGLSKLFPHSRCLGKYHLRYLNENESHSIDVLAGAFMLLRKKSLDKCGLLDEDFFMYGEDIDLSYRITEAGYENHYLPFPIIHYKGESTKKNSFKYVCVFYEAMIIFFRKHYPHYSTFFSCIVKAGIYLRALVAILNRVPKQLFPVTGKRDSASELSFLVMGSKSMIHEVRALCNKNGLKGPHRYFVADEHLQPKGHLEIKHLENKFTHVIYDSDSYSYENIIRLISSSPEKGVELGLYSVHTGILVTPQNSYQ, from the coding sequence ATGAAACTGTCTGTAGTTATAGTCAATTATAATGTGAAGCACTTTCTTGAATTGTGTTTGTGCTCTTTGTTCCGTGCAATAGGCCAGCTTCCGGCTGAAGTCTTTGTCGTGGATAATGCTTCTACAGACGGTTCACTCGAATATCTTATTCCTCGTTTTCCGGAGGTGCGCTTTATTGCCAACAAGGAAAATGTGGGATTTGCACGTGCCAATAATCAGGCTATCGCTCTTTCCCTGGGAGAATATGTGTTGTTACTCAACCCAGATACGGTTGTGGGAGAAAATGTAATAACAGATTGTCTTCACTTTATGGATGCTCATCCTACTGTGGGTGGAGCAGGGGTGAAGATGATTACCGGAGACGGAACCTTCCTGCCTGAGAGCAAAAGGGGATTTCCTGCTCCGATGACTTCATTGTATAAGTTTACCGGACTCAGTAAGTTGTTTCCCCATTCCCGTTGTCTGGGAAAATATCATCTCCGTTACCTCAATGAAAACGAGAGCCACTCCATTGATGTTCTGGCTGGAGCTTTTATGCTTCTGCGAAAAAAGTCACTGGATAAATGCGGATTGCTGGATGAGGATTTCTTTATGTATGGTGAAGATATAGACTTGTCTTACCGTATTACGGAGGCTGGGTATGAAAACCACTATCTGCCGTTTCCTATTATTCATTACAAAGGAGAGAGTACGAAAAAAAACTCATTTAAATATGTATGTGTCTTTTATGAAGCCATGATAATCTTTTTCCGGAAACATTATCCTCACTACAGTACTTTCTTTTCCTGCATTGTGAAGGCTGGTATTTACCTCCGCGCATTAGTCGCTATTCTGAATAGAGTGCCAAAACAATTATTTCCTGTTACTGGAAAAAGAGACAGTGCTTCTGAACTATCCTTTCTGGTGATGGGCAGTAAAAGTATGATCCACGAAGTAAGGGCTCTTTGCAATAAAAACGGTTTAAAAGGACCGCATCGGTATTTTGTTGCCGATGAGCATTTACAACCTAAAGGGCATCTGGAAATTAAGCATTTGGAGAATAAGTTTACCCACGTTATTTATGACAGTGATTCCTATTCTTATGAGAATATTATTCGCCTAATATCATCTTCTCCTGAAAAAGGAGTCGAACTGGGCCTTTATTCCGTGCATACAGGAATATTGGTTACCCCTCAAAACAGTTATCAATGA
- the recR gene encoding recombination mediator RecR, with protein sequence MNQQYPSALLEKAVGEFAKLPGIGKKTAMRLVLHLLRQESSVVEAFGNAIVTLKREVKYCKVCHNISDTDTCQICANPLRDASVICVVENIRDVMAVESTQQFKGLYHVLGGVISPMDGIGPGDLQIESLVKRAEEGEVKEIILALSSTMEGDTTNFYIFRKLAKTSVRLSVIARGISIGDELEYTDEVTLGRSIANRTLFTGTV encoded by the coding sequence ATGAACCAACAATATCCATCGGCATTGCTTGAGAAGGCAGTAGGAGAATTTGCCAAATTGCCGGGTATAGGCAAGAAGACAGCCATGAGATTGGTGCTTCATCTTTTACGTCAGGAATCGTCAGTCGTTGAGGCTTTTGGTAATGCTATCGTTACGCTGAAAAGGGAAGTGAAGTATTGCAAGGTATGTCACAATATTTCTGATACAGATACCTGCCAGATCTGCGCCAATCCCTTGCGGGATGCTTCTGTTATCTGTGTAGTGGAAAATATTCGGGATGTGATGGCAGTGGAATCCACTCAGCAGTTTAAGGGATTGTACCATGTGCTGGGCGGAGTAATCTCGCCCATGGATGGCATCGGACCGGGAGATCTTCAGATAGAAAGTCTGGTGAAACGAGCGGAAGAAGGAGAAGTGAAAGAGATAATTCTGGCTTTAAGTTCTACCATGGAAGGAGATACGACAAACTTTTATATATTTCGCAAACTGGCTAAGACAAGTGTCAGGTTAAGTGTTATAGCCAGAGGAATTTCTATCGGCGACGAACTTGAATATACGGACGAAGTGACTCTGGGACGCTCCATTGCCAACCGGACACTCTTTACGGGAACAGTATAA
- a CDS encoding sodium:solute symporter produces MNSYYILLTIVLYFGILLIIARLTGRKGGSNAAFFKGENKSPWYVVSFGMIGASISGVTFVSVPGMVRGIDMTYMQTAFGFFFGYLVVALVLLPIYYKLNLTSIYTYLGTRIGNRAYKTGASFFLLSRMVGAAAKLYLVCLILYTYVFQQWHVPFWSIAAVTVLLIWLYTKKSGIKTIIWTDTVLTFCLLAALVLIITETVQILHLNFGGVISTLQSNEHFRIFEFNDWHSRQNFLKQFFSGIFIVIVMTGLDQDMMQKNLSCRNLKEAQKNMYCYGFSFIPVNFLFLCLGILLLVLAQKMNLTLPALSDDILPMFAAQGYLGPSVLILFSIGIIAASFSSSDSALTSLTTCFCVDILGIEKDSEEVATRKRRRVHFGMSVILVLVICIFQIVNDKSVIDAIYTIASYTYGPLLGLFAFGLFTSLQPKDKFVPYVAVASPLICYATNLLVEKYSGYKFGYEMLMFNGTLTFAGLILISKNNRNKLKQEIWKS; encoded by the coding sequence ATGAACAGTTATTATATATTACTGACCATAGTTCTTTATTTCGGAATTCTGCTGATAATAGCCCGCCTCACGGGAAGAAAAGGGGGCAGCAACGCTGCTTTCTTCAAAGGAGAAAATAAATCGCCATGGTATGTAGTATCTTTCGGAATGATTGGTGCCTCTATTTCGGGGGTAACTTTTGTTTCTGTTCCGGGAATGGTCAGGGGCATTGACATGACTTACATGCAGACTGCTTTTGGGTTTTTCTTCGGCTATCTGGTCGTTGCTCTCGTACTCCTGCCTATTTATTACAAGCTGAATCTGACAAGTATATATACCTATCTGGGAACGCGCATCGGCAACCGTGCCTATAAAACCGGAGCTTCTTTCTTCCTGCTTTCACGTATGGTGGGAGCTGCTGCCAAACTCTATCTGGTTTGCCTCATTCTATATACCTATGTGTTTCAGCAATGGCATGTTCCTTTCTGGAGTATTGCAGCGGTCACCGTCCTGCTTATCTGGCTTTACACCAAGAAAAGCGGAATTAAAACAATTATATGGACGGACACGGTGCTAACCTTCTGTCTGCTGGCAGCACTAGTCCTTATCATTACTGAAACGGTGCAGATTCTTCATCTGAATTTCGGAGGTGTGATATCCACCCTCCAGAGCAATGAACACTTCCGGATTTTTGAATTCAACGACTGGCACAGCCGGCAGAACTTCTTAAAACAGTTCTTCAGCGGCATCTTCATAGTTATTGTTATGACTGGGCTTGACCAGGACATGATGCAGAAAAACCTGAGTTGCAGGAATCTGAAAGAGGCTCAGAAGAATATGTACTGCTACGGATTTTCTTTTATCCCAGTGAACTTCTTATTCCTTTGTCTGGGTATCCTGTTGCTGGTACTGGCTCAGAAAATGAATCTCACCTTGCCGGCACTGTCAGATGATATTCTTCCCATGTTTGCCGCACAGGGATATCTCGGTCCTTCCGTGCTGATTCTCTTCTCTATCGGAATTATCGCAGCTTCGTTCAGCAGTTCAGATTCCGCACTCACCTCACTGACTACTTGTTTCTGTGTGGATATTCTGGGAATAGAGAAAGATAGTGAAGAGGTGGCCACAAGAAAACGACGCAGGGTACACTTCGGCATGTCTGTAATACTGGTACTGGTGATTTGTATTTTCCAGATAGTGAACGATAAAAGTGTGATTGACGCTATTTATACAATAGCATCATACACCTATGGTCCGTTACTTGGCTTATTTGCCTTCGGACTCTTTACCAGTCTGCAGCCAAAAGATAAATTTGTACCTTATGTAGCTGTTGCATCGCCCTTGATCTGTTATGCAACAAATCTGTTAGTGGAAAAATATAGCGGATACAAGTTCGGTTATGAAATGCTGATGTTCAATGGAACATTAACTTTTGCCGGGCTGATCCTTATCTCAAAGAACAATAGAAATAAATTAAAACAAGAAATATGGAAATCTTAA
- the yihA gene encoding ribosome biogenesis GTP-binding protein YihA/YsxC, translating to MEILSAEFVISNAEASKCPKSTLPEYAFIGRSNVGKSSLINMLTKRKGLAMTSATPGKTMLINHFIINDAWYIVDLPGYGYARRGKAGQEGLRTLIEDYILEREQMTNLFLLIDSRLEPQKIDMEFMEWLGESGVPFSIIFTKADKLTSGKLKDNINRYVRKLRDQWEELPPYFVSSSENKLGRMEILDYIDNINKSINQK from the coding sequence ATGGAAATCTTAAGCGCAGAGTTCGTTATCAGCAATGCCGAAGCATCTAAATGCCCCAAGAGTACTTTACCCGAATACGCATTTATAGGACGTTCCAACGTGGGAAAATCCAGTCTGATAAATATGCTGACCAAACGCAAAGGGCTTGCAATGACCTCTGCTACTCCGGGAAAGACAATGCTTATTAATCACTTTATCATTAATGATGCCTGGTATATTGTCGATCTTCCTGGATACGGATATGCTCGTCGCGGAAAAGCCGGACAAGAAGGCCTACGTACATTGATTGAAGATTATATCCTGGAACGGGAACAGATGACGAATCTTTTCCTGTTGATAGACAGCAGACTTGAACCTCAGAAGATTGATATGGAGTTTATGGAGTGGCTTGGAGAGAGCGGAGTACCCTTCTCCATCATCTTTACCAAAGCAGACAAGCTAACCTCGGGTAAGCTGAAAGACAACATCAACCGTTATGTGAGAAAGCTTCGTGATCAATGGGAAGAGCTTCCCCCCTACTTCGTTTCTTCTTCAGAAAACAAACTGGGACGTATGGAAATTTTAGATTATATAGATAATATAAACAAGAGTATTAATCAAAAGTAA